The Brassica oleracea var. oleracea cultivar TO1000 chromosome C7, BOL, whole genome shotgun sequence sequence NNNNNNNNNNNNNNNNNNNNNNNNNNNNNNNNNNNNNNNNNNNNNNTCATCGATAAGCCTGACTGTGAGATCAAACATCTCATCCTCTCGACAATCGTCCGATTCATCCTTTCAGCCAACCCATTCAACTGTGGAGTATGAGGTGGCGTGAACTGTTGCTTTATTCCATGCTCTTTGCAATAAGCATCAAATCGTCCAAGATACTCTCCACCATTATCACTGCGGATACACTTCAGCTTCTTCCCCGTTTGTCTCTCAACCAATGCCACAAAGTGCTTGAAATATCCCANNNNNNNNNNNNNNNNNNNNNNNNNNNNNNNNNNNNNNNNNNNNNNNNNNNNNNNNNNNNNNNNNNNNNNNNNNNNNNNNNNNNNNNNNNNNNNNNNNNNNNNNNNNNNNNNNNNNNNNNNNNNNNNNNNNNNNNNNNNNNNNNNNNNNNNNNNNNNNNNNNNNNNNNNNNNNNNNNNNNNNNNNNNNNNNNNNNNNNNNNNNNNNNNNNNNNNNNNNNNNNNNNNNNNNNNNNNNNNNNNNNNNNNNNNNNNNNNNNNNNNNNNNNNNNNNNNNNNNNNNNNNNNNNNNNNNNNNNNNNNNNNNNNNNNNNNNNNNNNNNNNNNNNNNNNNNNNNNNNNNNNNNNNNNNNNNNNNNNNNNNNNNNNNNNNNNNNNNNNNNNNNNNNNNNNNNNNNNNNNNNNNNNNNNNNNNNNNNNNNNNNNNNNNNNNNNNNNNNNNNNNNNNNNNNNNNNNNNNNNNNNNNNNNNNNNNNNNNNNNNNNNNNNNNNNNNNNNNNNNNNNNNNNNNNNNNNNNNNNNNNNNNNNNNNNNNNNNNNNNNNNNNNNNNNNNNNNNNNNNNNNNNNNNNNNNNNNNNNNNNNNNNNNNNNNNNNNNNNNNNNNNNNNNNNNNNNNNNNNNNNNNNNNNNNNNNNNNNNNNNNNNNNNNNNNNNNNNNNNNNNNNNNNNNNNNNNNNNNNNNNNNNNNNNNNNNNNNNNNNNNNNNNNNNNNNNNNNNNNNNNNNNNNNNNNNNNNNNNNNNNNNNNNNNNNNNNNNNNNNNNNNNNNNNNNNNNNNNNNNNNNNNNNNNNNNNNNNNNNNNNNNNNNNNNNNNNNNNNNNNNNNNNNNNNNNNNNNNNNNNNNNNNNNNNNNNNNNNNNNNNNNNNNNNNNNNNNNNNNNNNNNNNNNNNNNNNNNNNNNNNNNNNNNNNTCCCTGTTCAACAACCAGAACAGAACAGAGACACTAGCTTCAAAAAGAGCTATCTCCAACACAAACAACAACAACAATAGAGCAACACAAAGCTTCAAAACCGGCAGCAACCAAACGACCTCAGCTCACAAGGATTCCGGCATCCAGAAACTAATCTAACCGTACAAATCCAAGATAAACAAGGCAACAATACCTCCACCAAATTTTAGCTCAAGAAGAGAAGATCTCACCGTCGGATTTACCAAACACCCAAGACTGTCCCGCTGAAGAACTGTGACGACCAGCTTCACTAAAAACCAGACAACAGAAGATCCAACCGTTGAAATACAAATCCCTTCGGTGAATCTCTAACTCACTGACTGAAGAAGCTTCCCAGAAAATATCAGCCCGATCAAGTTCAGTTTGATCCTCTAAAACCAGTCTTGAAATTGCCTGACGAGTTTTTTCTTCTTTCTCTCTTCTTTCTCTCTTTTGTTTCTCTCTAAACTCTATTATCGTGAGTCTACAGTGCAAAGGGAAACATTAATTATTTCTTAAGTTCACCCCAATTGGTCCTCTCCATCTAGGAGGGACCCAACAAACTCCCCCTCCGACTAAATGGAAGAGACAGCCATTCCGGCTATCTCTCGGCATACCTCAAGCTTCCCCCTCGGTAATGACTTCGTCATCATATCAGCTCCATTATCATCCGTATGAAAATTTGTGATACAAGACAGTCTATGATATTTTTAGACTTGGCTAGATGTGTACTCGTTGTATTGCTCGCATATCCACCCTTTGAGTTGATGATCAAATAAACAACCAACATAGAATATTCAACTTAGCCAGAAGACATGGGCCATGGCTAGATACACATACACATCCAGTAACCAAGAAAAATAGCTCACTAGACTTTCTCTGCAATCCGGGTTCACTTCTGATCAGATCAGAAAGATCTCAAACAGCATAGCACAAGGCTTTGCTTGTCCTGAGCAAAGCAACAAGGGAGACATATCTAACATCAACTACCACATCAATCTAAATCTCAAACTTCAATGGAGAATAAAGCAGAAGGGTTTCGTTGGAAAAATAAAAGGCAGAAGGGTGACTAGTGTAGCATGACGCCTCACTGGAGATGACACTGTCGACAACGTGAGAATCAATGCACCAAAAGGGTTACGAGTCAGAGTGATAGCAACAAGTCTACACTTCAAGAAGATAGGAGATACACTAAGCTACCAAGTGATCTTTTCATCTTCTACATCTACACTTAAAGAAGTCCGTTCGTTGTAACAAGCAAAGCTGATATATAATATGTTTTTATTAAACCATATAATAAAAGATAAATAAGGTTTGTTACACACTTAATTATTCAAACCAAAAGAGAAAAGAAACAACATAGCACAACTTCAAGTCACTCAAAGGCCCATGCATTCTCCTTGCGCATCTTAGCTTCTTCCGCATCTGTATAGTCGTTCTTGATGTGGAAGATATCGCGAATCTGATCTACAGTCTTGCCTCTCACCATTTCGGCCACAGTCTTGCACGTTAGGTCAAAAAGTCCACCGATGTTCAGAAAATGTGCAGCCTGCAAAATATCATCAAAAGACTCAATCTTTACTCAGAAGCAACATTCTAAAACCCTAATTGGCTAAGAACACAAAGGGAAAGTGAACGAGTGACTTACAGAGGTGACAGCGAAGAAAGTATCCTTGTCGAGGCCCTCGAGAGCTCTGGCGAAATCTAAGTCCCAAGCCTTGAGCTCAGTGTCATCAGCGTTGGCTTCGACGTGCTTCTTGCAGTACTCGATAACCTTTGCGAGGGCTGCACTGTTCACGTTTGGAATAGTGATTCCATTACCGGTGCGGTCGTCTTCGATCATGCGCTTGATTCTCGGAGACATGAGCGCAACGGCTTCATCGACCTGGAAAGATATGCCGTCGGAGCTCTTGAGGGTGATCTTCTTCGACATAGTTGCAGAGTATTCCAAAAGATAGAGAGGGAAATGATGAATGAATACAAAGGTTGGTGAATTGGTGCTTTATTTATAGGACCTAATGGTTAAAGCTAACTATAAATCTTAATTAATTATATTGTATTAAAGTTAGCATGTTGATATCCTTCTATATATTACTAGATCGTCTTCCCCGCTTCGCGCGGATAATTGCTTTTAAAATTTTACAATTAGTTTTGTTATTTAATTATAGNNNNNNNNNNNNNNNNNNNNNNNNNNNNNNNNNNNNNNNNNNNNNNNNNNNNNNNNNNNNNNNNNNNNNNNNNNNNNNNNNNNNNNNNNNNNNNNNNNNNTGAGGGGAGACATGGTTTTTTTTTTTTTTTTTTTAGTGTTTCGTATATTTTTAGCATTTTTGTAATTAGATTATTTTTATTAGTTTGCCAAAATACCAAAACCGAGTTTAAAATTGAAAAATAGTTTGGATGATGCTGGAAGTTGTCCGTTAGTGTTTCCTCGATTATTGTGTTCTAACTTCTTCTGAGCTGAACGATAGATAGAAGGTGTAACTCTAACTCATGTATTGAATCTGAGTTAAAGTTATTAAAACATAAATTTTCCAGAAAACTTGTGAAATTGTTTTCCATTAATTTTCATCTCAAATTATTTTTCTAATAGTATAAAATTTCTTCAATCTTTTTTATAACATCATCATTTTATTGATTTCAAATCAATGTAACAGATTACATGGAACATGAATTACTATGGTCGTACAACTATTTGTATCATTTATAAGTTCCACAACACTTTAAATAGAATAAAATCGGACAAAAACAGATAAAAACACGCTTCCCAATTTATTTCGTTAATTTTTTTTGTTGCCTATGAAAACATGAGATTTCTACTTAGTAGTAGTTGTAATCTCGATTAATTTGTCTCTTTTAAATTTTCAAATGGTTTTATTGGATTAATGTACTGATATATATATATATATAGTACAAATTAAGGTTACTCTTAAACGATTACATCCACTGGTCAAGAAACAACATGTGGCCTATTAATCAATATGTATTAACATTTAAATTTGTATCTGTTTCTATCCTTGTATATTCTGGGAATAATGCTTGTCACCACAATAAATTTATATTTCCGGTTACTTATGCTTTGCAGCTCCCTGAATAGAGATGTTTGGTTGTCCCAAAATGTATATATTTTTTGTTAGATTTTATTATTTATGTTTCTATAGTAGTTATTTGTTATTATGTTTACTTTTTTTGTATATATACACATTAATTTTTCTCTACAAAATTTGTTTTGTTTTCATTAATCCTTGACCGTTTTTATCCCATATGAATAATTTTTTTTCCTAACTCTACTCGAAATGTAGTCATAAGGTTATTAGTGTATGGTGAAAACTTCGTTCATAATTTTGTCATGTCATCTCTATCACACCTTTGAAATAATGTTCCTATATAGTAGTAATTTCAGTTACGGAGAAAAATTCATTTTGGACAGTAAAAGTAATCATGGTCATAAGCTGTCAAATACATTTCCAATATCTTAATCTTGTTCAAGTCCTGGTCTTCAACCCATTTGTAAACTTCAAATCGCTCTGTTGTTCAATTTTAATTGCTCGGCCTATACATCTTTGCCCAAAAAAAAGCAGACAAAAAGCATCACACAAAGAACTTTCAAGTTTTTCAACGTGTTAAACTATTTCATGCTTCTCCAATTTATGAAAGGCCATTTGGAATTTAGGGAACGTTAGATATTGCAAGCATGCAATATAACTGTAAACTTTCATCAGTTTCTGAGAAAGAGAAAAGTTAGAAAATAAATATATTTGTATATATGTTTTTTTTTTTGCTTTAAATTTTGTGAATATATGTATGTTGTATTTAGATTTTAACAAATTTAGTTCTTCTTATATTTAATGACTCAATTTCCCGGGGTTTTCAAATAAAATTTAATTGAATTGAGATTTGTTTATTTATATTTTAATATCTGTTATATATATATTTCTACCAATTACAAAAACATAAATTAGTAGATTTAAATTTTTAATGTATTTTTGTCTGACAAATTTAGAATGGCAAGAGCTCACAATTGGTTGTAACTTTACTATTCTATTAAATTGTGCTGTAATTTTATGTTTATATAATAAAGTAAAAGTAAAAAAAGAATAACTCATTATTTGTTATAGTTTTATTATTGGAATCATATATGATGAAAACGACGAATATAAGTTAATTAAACTTTAATTATAATCTTTGTACTTTTAATCTTAGATAATTTAGGCTTTTATGTACAACAATTATTAGCTCATAATTGATTTAAACTTTGTTTTGTCTTTAAGATTATTGAATTCCAAGATAGAAAATATTATTTTATACACTTTTGACCGTATGACTTCCAAACATTACTTTTTTTTTGTAAACACTACTTCCAAACTAATATAGTGAGTAATATACAAAAATCTTAGTTGGAATCATTTTATTTCTTCGTACCAGTATGAAAGTTATGATATCATTTGAATTTGAATATGCTGTCTTTAAACTCATTTGCTACCAATTGAGATAGTTGAAAAGAGAGAAGTTTGATCACCTCGAAAATTCTAAATGTCCTTATTTATAGTAAAAATAGATAATCAACGTAATTTTCACTACACATCAGTTTATTGCGTCCAAAGTATCAGTCGAGTGTTCTATTTGAGGTGTCCCGTTACTTTTTTTCCTCTCAGATTCCATCACCCTCTTTTCTTTCAGTCCTCGGTTCTGGTTTTGATCTGATCCACTTCGTTTCTCACATGCATGTTCTTATAGAGTATAATGACCACCAACGCTAAGATTCTCTTGAATATATTCTTCATGAACCATATAGTTCCACGACTCAGGATTATAAGCGAGTAAAATCAGTAAACCAAAACTAAGACCATTCTCCTTGCAAGATGCAAGAGAATCTCCCTAGTCAGTATCTATTCTTTTTTGTTCCTCCAAATTTTGTTGATCATTCACTTGGCTCTCTTGAGCCTCTCTTCTTTTCTTCTCAAGATAACTTGGCCACCCAATGGTGACTCTCGGCTCTGTTTTCTCTGCAGCTTCTCACCTCTGCCACCCAATGTTATATCACTGTTTCTGTTCATGCGTATTCTTTTGCACCTCTCAAAATCTGAATATAACTGTTCTTGCAAATTTTCAGTATTAGCTACGATATTTTTTTCAAAGGAAACATGTTAGTTCAAGAACTTAGAATCATACAGTGTTGGAATCAGTAAAACATGACTTGTCTAAATGAGTTAGCTCAAGTTCAGAATACTCGTCCAGAATAGCACGCCTTGTAATGCAGCACTACATATTTTATAGCTTAGAGTCCCCGTAATATGTCTTCCAAGATATTAAAATTAGGTGACCATATTCCTTTCAAAGTAGACAAAATTATATAGTGGAAATACGAACTATTGTTAATTTTATTATATTGCAACAAAACAACTTAAACATAAAAGATTTTGGATATGAAGCTTACCAGCTTTTTCTTTACTTGCCGGTTCTAACTTAATCGTTGGAGTGGTAGTGTGAAGCAACTAACAATCTGTACAGCTAAAAATTAATTATAACATAGACTGAACTGAAAAACATTTCAAAAGTTCCTCTTTCTATAAGTTAAGTTATCACTAGATGAGAGATCATTTCTTCCCTTCTTCATACTTTTGATCATGTAAATCTCGATACAATGAGCTACAGTTAAAAAAAAAAGAATTCATGAGAGACGTTTCACTTTTGAAATCAAATCAAGAAGCATGAACAAATCTATGTACAGACGAAGAAAGATATAACAATCATGGCTCTTTTTGTAAAGAACTTCCAAACCTTTGAACAAACCTCCACCACATAATGAAATGTAATTGAGCTGTAAAAGAAAAGTTTTAGGTAGTTATCATAAATTGGGGAAAAAGAAGGCCGCGAAAGTCTATTGGAATAGAAAAATGAGTGATCTCTCAAAAGGGAGATAATTCATCTATCAAAGACTTCTTGAGATCATCCTCACCTTGCAAGCTCTGATATCCAGTAGCACAAATGCAAAACAGAAAAAGTTTGCATGTCATCAACATAAGTAAAACACCTCTTACAGATAAAAAAAGAAGAGCATTGGTATAAACGCCCATACCTGGACATGGGAGACTTTTCGTGGATTTTGTGGCAATAGCTTTATCTTCTTGTGGATTTCATGGTGATAGCTTTTATATAAGAGGAGAAACAAAGGGAGGAGAAACGAAACCATAAATAAAGGAATAAAGAACATACTGAATGATTCAGAGGATGTGTGGTAATGGCAATTGGCAGGGATGCGAAGCGATTCCGACGAAGAGGAAGAGCCGGAGAGATCATCGATGGCGTTGAAGATTAGGGTTAGAAGAGATGGGCTTGAAACGGGCTATCTCGAATTGTTTTAAGCCTATACAAATGACCCGGCTTTTTCTGTGAAGACTAAAAATATGTGTGACATGGCAATTTAAAGCTCTATGATTGGTCTGAATTTCCAATCCGACGTGGACGCGCTTAGAGGGCTTGATATCCTGCTTTTAGTATTGTGATTTCTTCTTTTTTTAATCAAGTTGATATCCTTCTATTACTATAATAAAAAAAAGGAAAAGATAAACTGTAAATATTACATTCCATATTTTAATATAATATTTTCATATTTGGATGTTGGTGAGAAAGATTTATGTATCTAAAGTAGAAAATAAAAAATTTTTAAGAAATTTTGGAAAATAAAGGAAAAGTGTACGTAAGAATAAGAAATTGTGAAATTGTGAATTATAACGAGCTAGTTTCTTTCCGACTTCTAAGAGACGGTTTTTCGGAGCTCAACATCACCCGCATACCAAGGACTAGGAATTTGCGTGCAGATTCTCTCGCTAAGGAGGCGAGATGTAGCGGTACTCTTTTTTCCCATATAGATCAGATCCAGCCGGACAGAGCGTCTCTTCGGAATGACTCAGACCCTTCTATCGCTTGATCTTAGAAGATGGGCGTCGCCAAAAAAAAAAAAAAAAACTAGCTAGGCTGACAAAATTAAATAATAGATATGTATTCAATATCAACCTGGCATACATATTGTGCCAAAAATGTATATAAATCTTGATAAAAAAGGTCATTTTCAAATTTAAAATAGTATGTTTCTTTCCTTGTATATACTAGGTAAAGAACTCGTGCGATATCGCACGGGAACTCATTTTATAAAAATAAATATGCTACATTTCATCAAATATTTTTTTACAAAACTGTTTATAATTGTTAATTTTTGAGGAAATAGATGTGTTACAAAATTATATTTTATGCAACTTTATTATTTTATTAATAATACTCAAAAATTTATTGCATATGAAAAAAAAACATATTTATAGAAGAAATATTGATTGAGATATCTAAACAACTTATTAAGAATAAATTGACTTTTTACAACGAGAAGACACAACTCTTAAAACTACTTATGAATTGAGATATTTTTAACTACTTTTAGAATTTTTTTTCCAAT is a genomic window containing:
- the LOC106305191 gene encoding SKP1-like protein 4; the encoded protein is MSKKITLKSSDGISFQVDEAVALMSPRIKRMIEDDRTGNGITIPNVNSAALAKVIEYCKKHVEANADDTELKAWDLDFARALEGLDKDTFFAVTSAAHFLNIGGLFDLTCKTVAEMVRGKTVDQIRDIFHIKNDYTDAEEAKMRKENAWAFE